In Pollutimonas sp. M17, a single genomic region encodes these proteins:
- the serA gene encoding phosphoglycerate dehydrogenase, translating into MTRIVLFENIHPSAKEIFTSAGLDDVVTHASALQPDALREALRGAQLVGIRSRTHLDAALLADMPDLRAIGCFCIGTNQVDLETAMMRGIPVFNAPFSNTRSVAELVLGEAILLLRRIPEKNDRVHQGHWDKSAEGAFEARGKTLGIIGYGNIGSQVGTLAEAAGMRVIFHDVEAKLPLGNARASASLKKLLGQSDIVTLHVPGGKSTQNIMDAQAIAAMKPGAILINASRGTVVDIDALHAALLSGHLSGAALDVFPVEPKSVNEPLASPLIGMRNVILTPHIGGSTQESQENIGREVAEKLVRFVLSGTTKGAVNFPEIPYQEAAGTARILHVHRNLPGAMGTLSNLMAEHGLNIVSQQLQTRGQIGYVISDVEGKVDDTVMSVLRAHPITVRCNLA; encoded by the coding sequence ATGACTCGCATTGTCCTCTTTGAAAACATCCACCCCAGCGCCAAGGAAATATTCACCTCCGCGGGCCTGGACGATGTCGTGACGCATGCGTCGGCGCTCCAGCCCGACGCTTTGCGCGAAGCCCTGCGCGGCGCGCAACTGGTCGGCATCCGTTCACGCACCCACCTCGATGCCGCCTTGCTGGCGGACATGCCCGACTTGCGCGCCATTGGATGTTTCTGCATAGGCACCAATCAGGTGGACCTGGAAACGGCCATGATGCGCGGCATTCCGGTCTTCAATGCGCCGTTCTCCAATACGCGCTCGGTTGCCGAACTGGTGCTGGGCGAGGCCATCCTGCTGCTGCGCCGCATCCCTGAAAAGAACGACAGGGTGCATCAGGGGCATTGGGACAAGTCCGCCGAAGGCGCCTTCGAGGCGCGCGGCAAGACGCTGGGCATCATCGGCTACGGCAACATCGGTTCGCAGGTCGGCACCCTGGCTGAAGCGGCCGGCATGCGCGTCATCTTCCACGACGTCGAAGCAAAACTGCCGCTGGGCAACGCAAGGGCCAGTGCCTCGCTGAAGAAGCTGCTGGGGCAGTCCGACATCGTCACCCTGCACGTTCCGGGGGGAAAATCCACCCAGAACATCATGGATGCACAGGCCATTGCGGCCATGAAGCCGGGCGCGATACTCATCAATGCATCGCGGGGCACGGTCGTGGACATCGACGCCTTGCACGCGGCGCTGCTTTCGGGGCATCTGTCCGGCGCCGCGCTCGACGTCTTCCCCGTCGAGCCGAAAAGCGTCAACGAGCCCCTGGCCAGCCCTTTGATCGGCATGCGCAACGTCATTCTTACGCCTCACATCGGCGGCAGCACCCAGGAATCGCAAGAGAATATCGGCCGCGAAGTGGCCGAAAAGCTGGTTCGCTTCGTGTTGAGCGGCACGACCAAGGGCGCCGTGAACTTCCCGGAAATTCCCTACCAGGAAGCGGCCGGCACCGCCCGCATCCTGCACGTGCACCGCAACCTGCCGGGCGCCATGGGCACGCTCAGCAACCTGATGGCCGAGCACGGCCTGAATATCGTCAGCCAGCAATTGCAGACGCGCGGGCAGATCGGTTATGTTATTTCCGATGTCGAAGGCAAGGTCGACGATACCGTCATGTCGGTATTGCGCGCGCACCCCATAACGGTGCGCTGCAACCTGGCCTGA
- a CDS encoding gamma-glutamyltransferase family protein — translation MFTTRPEITGTFGVVTSTHWLATAVGMAMLERGGNAFDACVASAFTLHVVEPHLVGPAGEVPGIFHSVRTGKVQVLCGQGATPAGATLEHYRSQGLELIPGNGLLATVIPGAFDAWMILLRDHGSMSLRDVLEPAIHYARNGHPLLPRVSNTIAGLKEFFETQWPTSAQVYLPKGAVPQAGRLFCNPALAQAWERVLAEAESAGGDRERQIEAARKAFYQGFVAEAIDRFVSGNEVMDESGTPHKGVLNGQDLAGWSAGYEEPLLHGYGGATVAKTQPWSQGPVFLQTLALLEHTDIARLKHGDPRFIHLLVEAMKLAFADREAYYGDPAFVDVPMQALLSREYNRERSGLIGEQASNELRPGLVPGFEAQVARVEAVLDRLSRHNDGSLLSAMDRANPLLSAKRGDTTHIDAIDRWGNMITVTPSGGWFQSSPVIPELGFGLNTRAQMFWLEEGMPGTLASGKRPRTTLSPTMLLRDGRPYMIFGTPGGDQQEQWQLILFLRHLHQGMNLQEAIDAPMFHTQHFPSSFYPRGRKPGNITIETAVGAQVLDDLRRRGHRLEESPDWSIGRLTAASRDADGLLHAAASPRLIQAYAAGR, via the coding sequence ATGTTCACGACCCGTCCAGAAATTACCGGCACCTTCGGTGTCGTGACTTCCACGCACTGGCTGGCCACCGCGGTGGGCATGGCCATGCTGGAGCGCGGCGGCAATGCCTTCGACGCCTGCGTGGCCAGCGCCTTTACGCTGCACGTGGTCGAGCCCCACCTGGTGGGGCCGGCCGGCGAAGTGCCGGGTATTTTCCATTCCGTGCGCACGGGCAAGGTCCAGGTGCTGTGCGGGCAGGGCGCAACCCCCGCGGGCGCGACACTCGAGCATTACCGGTCGCAGGGCCTGGAGCTCATCCCGGGCAACGGCCTGCTGGCGACGGTGATTCCGGGCGCTTTCGACGCCTGGATGATACTGCTGCGCGACCATGGCAGCATGTCGCTGCGGGACGTGCTGGAGCCCGCCATCCATTACGCGCGCAACGGCCACCCTCTGTTGCCGCGGGTATCCAACACCATTGCCGGCCTGAAAGAATTTTTTGAAACCCAGTGGCCCACCTCGGCGCAGGTATACCTGCCCAAGGGGGCGGTGCCGCAGGCCGGCCGATTGTTTTGCAACCCGGCGCTGGCCCAGGCCTGGGAGCGCGTGCTGGCCGAGGCGGAAAGCGCCGGCGGCGATCGTGAACGGCAGATCGAGGCGGCCCGCAAGGCCTTCTACCAGGGCTTTGTGGCCGAGGCGATCGATCGCTTCGTATCGGGCAACGAGGTCATGGACGAAAGCGGCACGCCGCACAAGGGCGTCCTGAACGGGCAGGATCTGGCGGGCTGGTCCGCCGGCTACGAAGAGCCGCTGCTGCATGGCTATGGCGGTGCAACCGTGGCCAAGACGCAGCCCTGGAGCCAGGGGCCGGTTTTTCTCCAGACCCTGGCCTTGCTGGAACACACCGACATCGCCCGCTTGAAACATGGCGATCCGCGCTTCATCCATCTGCTGGTCGAGGCCATGAAACTGGCGTTCGCCGACCGCGAGGCCTATTACGGCGATCCTGCTTTCGTCGACGTACCCATGCAGGCGCTGCTCTCCCGGGAGTACAACCGCGAGCGCAGCGGGCTGATCGGCGAGCAGGCCTCCAACGAGCTGCGGCCGGGTCTCGTGCCGGGTTTCGAGGCCCAGGTGGCGCGGGTCGAGGCCGTCCTGGACCGCCTGTCCCGCCATAACGACGGCAGCCTGCTTTCCGCCATGGACCGCGCCAACCCGCTGTTGTCCGCCAAGCGGGGCGACACCACCCATATCGACGCCATAGACCGCTGGGGCAATATGATTACCGTCACGCCGTCGGGCGGATGGTTCCAGTCTTCGCCGGTGATCCCGGAACTGGGTTTCGGGCTGAACACCCGCGCGCAGATGTTCTGGCTGGAAGAGGGCATGCCCGGCACATTGGCCTCCGGCAAGCGCCCGCGCACCACGCTGAGCCCGACCATGCTGCTGCGCGACGGCCGGCCCTATATGATCTTCGGCACGCCCGGCGGGGACCAGCAGGAGCAATGGCAACTGATTCTTTTCCTGCGCCATCTGCATCAGGGCATGAACCTGCAGGAGGCCATCGACGCTCCCATGTTCCATACGCAGCATTTTCCCAGTTCCTTCTATCCGCGCGGCCGCAAGCCGGGCAACATCACCATCGAGACGGCGGTGGGGGCGCAGGTACTGGATGACTTGCGCCGCCGGGGGCATCGGCTTGAAGAGTCGCCGGACTGGAGCATAGGCCGGCTGACGGCGGCATCGCGCGATGCGGATGGCCTGCTGCACGCGGCGGCTTCGCCGCGGCTGATCCAGGCCTACGCCGCGGGGCGCTGA
- a CDS encoding ABC transporter substrate-binding protein: protein MIMHKTMFKLALAASLVLSGAAAAQTTLRIGLQDDPDQLDPARARTFVGRIVFASLCDKLVDITPKLEFVPQLATAWEWQDSKTLKMTLRDKVVYHDGTPMDAASVKANLDRAKTLPDSNRKSELATLERVEAPDPSTIILHLSEPDASFLSQLSDRAGMMQSPASFDKDPGKNPVCSGPYRFKERVQNDHITLEKFPQYWDAANYHFDAVRFSPVPDSTVRLNNMRSGGLDIIERVAPSDVETVKSDPKLAFMPITGLGFQAISINFANGPRADNPFAKDARVRQAFDLALDKDAINQVVGMGLYQPAFQPFPPASFAYDKSMERKGRDVEKAKALLKAAGHDRVKVEISFGNNTIMQQVFELIQAMGSEAGFDITLRPMEFAALQSTMARGDFELAQAGWSGRVDPSGNIFQYVACKGSLNDGKFCDQAMNDLLMEARQELDTGKRKQLYSQFLQQMQEKRPIVYTFYLPWTFGLQKRVQGFVPYPDGLIRLKGVTLAKQ, encoded by the coding sequence ATGATCATGCACAAGACGATGTTCAAGCTGGCTCTGGCCGCAAGCCTGGTTCTCTCGGGTGCCGCCGCGGCGCAGACGACGCTGCGGATAGGGCTGCAGGACGATCCGGACCAGCTCGATCCCGCGCGCGCCCGCACCTTCGTCGGCCGCATCGTGTTCGCTTCGCTGTGCGACAAGCTGGTCGACATCACTCCCAAGCTGGAGTTCGTGCCGCAACTGGCCACGGCCTGGGAATGGCAGGACAGCAAGACGCTCAAGATGACCTTGCGCGACAAGGTGGTGTATCACGATGGCACGCCCATGGACGCGGCGTCGGTGAAGGCCAACCTGGATCGGGCCAAGACCCTGCCCGACAGCAACCGCAAGAGCGAGCTGGCAACGCTGGAGCGGGTCGAGGCGCCCGATCCGTCCACGATCATCCTGCATTTATCGGAGCCCGACGCCTCCTTCCTGTCGCAGCTCTCGGATCGCGCGGGCATGATGCAGTCGCCGGCCAGCTTCGACAAGGATCCGGGCAAGAATCCGGTCTGCTCCGGCCCCTACCGATTCAAGGAACGGGTCCAGAACGATCACATCACGCTGGAAAAATTTCCCCAGTATTGGGATGCCGCCAACTACCATTTCGATGCGGTCCGCTTCAGCCCCGTGCCCGATTCAACGGTGCGCCTGAACAATATGCGATCCGGCGGGCTGGACATCATAGAGCGTGTCGCGCCCAGCGATGTCGAGACCGTGAAGAGCGATCCCAAGCTGGCCTTCATGCCGATAACGGGCCTGGGCTTCCAGGCCATCTCGATCAATTTCGCCAACGGCCCGCGCGCCGACAATCCCTTCGCGAAAGACGCGCGTGTGCGCCAGGCTTTCGATCTGGCGCTAGACAAGGACGCCATCAACCAGGTTGTCGGCATGGGCCTGTACCAGCCGGCCTTCCAGCCTTTCCCGCCGGCCAGCTTCGCCTACGACAAAAGCATGGAGCGCAAGGGCCGCGACGTCGAAAAGGCGAAGGCGCTGCTGAAGGCGGCGGGCCATGACCGCGTCAAGGTCGAGATCTCCTTCGGCAACAACACCATCATGCAGCAGGTCTTCGAGCTGATCCAGGCCATGGGCAGCGAGGCGGGCTTCGACATCACATTGCGGCCCATGGAGTTCGCGGCCCTGCAATCGACCATGGCCCGCGGCGATTTCGAGCTCGCACAGGCCGGCTGGTCGGGCCGGGTCGACCCCAGCGGCAATATATTCCAGTACGTTGCCTGCAAGGGCAGCCTGAACGATGGGAAATTCTGCGACCAGGCCATGAACGACCTGCTGATGGAAGCCCGCCAGGAGCTGGACACAGGCAAGCGCAAGCAGCTGTATTCCCAATTCCTCCAGCAGATGCAGGAGAAGCGGCCCATCGTCTACACCTTTTACCTGCCCTGGACCTTCGGCCTGCAGAAGCGGGTGCAGGGCTTCGTGCCCTATCCCGATGGCCTCATCCGCCTGAAAGGCGTTACCCTGGCCAAACAATAG
- a CDS encoding dipeptide ABC transporter ATP-binding protein, translating to MNEQDVIRVSGLTVAFTTPERSVEAVRDLSFHVGRGETLAIVGESGSGKSVTSLSLMRLVEFGNGRIVRGDILLRRRDGSVLDLAAATEAQMRTVRGADIAMIFQEPMTSLNPSFTAGDQIAEALQLHQGMDRAAALAETLRLLEVVRIPDAKAVRGRYPHQLSGGMRQRIMIAMALSCRPQVLIADEPTTALDVTIQAQILQLIRQLQQDMDMGVIFITHDMGVVAEVADRVMVMHRGDKVEENDSDALFGDPRHPYTRALLSAVPRLGSMKGSDQPAPFALLDMAQKGGAPMQAAPQARTARYDQDPLLKVDKMTTRFDIATGVFGRVSHRVHAVEQVSFDLYPGETLAVVGESGCGKTTTGRSLAQLERIRGGKVTFQGQDISLLRGNEMQALRRHIQFIFQDPFASLDPRVTIGYSIMEPLLIHGVAKGREAERRVAWLMEKCGLAPEMIDRYPHEFSGGQRQRICIARALALNPKIIIADESVSALDVSIQAQIVNLLLDLQRELGLAILFISHDMAVVERISHRVVVMYLGQVVEIGPRRAVFENPQHPYTKKLMAAVPVADPSYRHRQHSLLVDEIPSVVRHVSDAPQVQPLVQVGEGHFVARHAVGVY from the coding sequence ATGAATGAACAAGATGTCATACGGGTAAGCGGCCTGACGGTTGCATTTACGACGCCGGAGCGCTCCGTCGAGGCGGTGCGCGACCTGTCTTTCCATGTGGGCAGGGGCGAGACCCTGGCCATCGTGGGCGAATCGGGGTCGGGCAAGTCGGTCACCTCGCTGTCGCTGATGCGGCTGGTCGAGTTCGGCAACGGCCGCATCGTGCGGGGCGACATCCTGCTGCGCCGCCGCGATGGCAGCGTGCTGGACCTGGCCGCCGCGACCGAAGCCCAGATGCGCACGGTGCGCGGCGCCGACATCGCCATGATCTTCCAGGAGCCCATGACCTCGCTCAACCCCAGCTTCACGGCGGGCGACCAGATCGCCGAGGCGCTGCAATTGCACCAGGGCATGGACCGCGCCGCGGCACTGGCCGAGACCCTGCGGCTGCTGGAGGTCGTGCGCATTCCCGATGCGAAGGCGGTGCGCGGGCGCTATCCCCACCAGCTTTCCGGCGGCATGCGCCAGCGCATCATGATTGCCATGGCGCTGTCGTGCCGGCCGCAGGTTCTGATTGCCGACGAGCCCACCACGGCGCTGGACGTCACGATACAGGCGCAGATCCTGCAGCTGATCCGCCAATTGCAGCAGGACATGGACATGGGCGTGATCTTCATCACGCACGATATGGGCGTGGTGGCCGAAGTGGCCGACCGGGTCATGGTGATGCACCGGGGCGACAAGGTCGAGGAGAACGATTCCGATGCGCTCTTCGGCGATCCGCGGCATCCGTATACACGCGCCCTGCTCTCGGCGGTGCCCAGGCTGGGTTCCATGAAAGGCAGCGACCAGCCGGCGCCCTTTGCCTTGCTGGACATGGCGCAGAAGGGTGGCGCTCCGATGCAGGCCGCCCCGCAGGCCCGCACGGCGCGCTACGACCAGGACCCGCTGCTGAAAGTGGACAAGATGACCACCCGTTTCGACATCGCCACCGGGGTGTTCGGCCGGGTCAGCCATCGGGTGCATGCCGTGGAGCAGGTCAGTTTCGACCTGTACCCGGGCGAGACCCTGGCGGTGGTGGGCGAATCGGGCTGCGGCAAGACCACCACGGGGCGCTCGCTGGCGCAGCTGGAGCGCATACGGGGCGGCAAGGTCACCTTCCAGGGCCAGGACATCAGCCTGTTGCGCGGCAACGAAATGCAGGCCTTGCGCCGGCACATACAGTTCATCTTCCAGGATCCCTTCGCCTCGCTGGATCCGCGCGTGACGATAGGGTATTCCATCATGGAGCCGCTGCTCATCCATGGCGTGGCCAAGGGGCGCGAAGCCGAGCGGCGCGTCGCCTGGCTCATGGAGAAATGCGGACTTGCGCCCGAGATGATAGACCGCTATCCGCATGAATTTTCCGGCGGGCAGCGCCAGCGGATCTGCATCGCGCGCGCCCTGGCGCTGAATCCCAAGATCATCATCGCCGACGAGTCGGTGTCGGCGCTGGACGTTTCCATACAGGCGCAGATCGTCAATCTGCTGCTCGACCTTCAGCGCGAGCTGGGCCTGGCGATATTGTTCATTTCGCACGATATGGCGGTGGTCGAACGCATCAGCCATCGCGTGGTGGTGATGTACCTGGGCCAGGTGGTCGAAATAGGTCCGCGCCGCGCCGTGTTCGAGAACCCGCAGCATCCCTATACGAAGAAGCTGATGGCGGCCGTTCCAGTGGCCGACCCCAGCTACCGCCACAGGCAGCATTCGCTGCTGGTCGACGAAATCCCCAGCGTGGTGCGCCATGTCAGCGACGCGCCGCAGGTTCAGCCGCTGGTCCAGGTGGGCGAGGGCCATTTCGTCGCCCGCCATGCCGTCGGTGTCTATTGA
- a CDS encoding ABC transporter permease, whose product MSSHAPAAAQGAFERRRSRSWSKFKRSPSAMLGAAIVVFFVLVAVFAPLIVGFDPAQVSFTAIRKAPSAMHWFGTDELGRDILSRMVYGARASLLAGMCSVLIALGVGVPFGLLAGYFGGLVDGCISRATEALLSIPFLILAIALAAFLGPSLVNAMIAIGVSAAPLFIRLARGQVLAIKNEDYVQSTRSLGASNTRIILRHILPNVMPALIVQATIMIASAIIAEASLSFLGLGLQPPNPSWGSMLNTAKNFMTQAPWMSIFPGSAIFLVVFGFNLLGDGLRDALDPRQEH is encoded by the coding sequence ATGAGTTCCCATGCCCCCGCCGCCGCGCAGGGCGCGTTCGAACGTCGCCGCAGCCGATCCTGGTCCAAATTCAAGCGCAGCCCCTCGGCCATGCTGGGCGCGGCCATCGTCGTGTTCTTCGTGCTGGTGGCGGTGTTCGCCCCGCTGATCGTGGGCTTCGACCCGGCGCAGGTCAGTTTCACCGCCATACGCAAGGCGCCCTCGGCCATGCACTGGTTCGGCACCGACGAACTGGGCCGCGACATTCTAAGCCGGATGGTCTATGGCGCGCGCGCTTCGCTGCTGGCGGGCATGTGCTCCGTCTTGATCGCCCTGGGGGTGGGCGTGCCGTTCGGCCTGCTGGCCGGCTATTTCGGCGGGCTGGTCGACGGCTGCATTTCGCGCGCCACCGAGGCGCTGCTGTCCATTCCCTTCCTGATACTGGCCATCGCCCTGGCCGCTTTCCTTGGGCCCAGCCTGGTCAACGCGATGATCGCCATCGGGGTGTCGGCGGCGCCGCTGTTCATCCGGCTGGCGCGCGGGCAGGTGCTGGCGATCAAGAACGAAGACTATGTGCAAAGCACCCGCTCGCTGGGCGCGTCGAACACGCGCATCATCCTGCGCCATATCCTGCCCAACGTCATGCCGGCGCTCATCGTGCAGGCCACCATCATGATTGCCAGCGCCATCATCGCCGAGGCCAGCCTGTCCTTCCTGGGCCTGGGCCTGCAGCCGCCCAATCCCTCCTGGGGATCCATGCTGAACACCGCCAAGAATTTCATGACCCAGGCGCCGTGGATGTCCATCTTCCCCGGCTCGGCCATCTTCCTGGTGGTTTTCGGGTTCAACCTTCTGGGTGACGGGCTGCGCGATGCGCTGGACCCGCGGCAAGAGCATTAG
- a CDS encoding ABC transporter permease has protein sequence MLKLILRRVIVAIPTLILVSIVIFGLQKILPGDPVLAMAGEERDPAVLDFLREKYRLNDPLPVQYVAWIKEVGQGNLGVSLRTDIPVTTLVSQKLPVTIQLAIMAMFFAILVGIPLGILAAVRKGTRVEFGANLFALSGMSIPNFWLGIILIMIVSVQFRLLPASGYVPPGRDFWLSMKTMLMPALVLSTAIAAYLMRHTRSAMLEALSADYVRTARAKGASERIVVLRHALRNALMPIVTLVTILFGELLAGAVLTEQIFGIPGFGKLLVDAVFNRDYAVVQGVVLCIAVGFIVLTLLADVLYILINPRLRYS, from the coding sequence ATGCTCAAGCTTATTTTGCGCCGTGTCATCGTAGCCATACCCACGCTGATACTGGTGTCGATCGTGATATTCGGTTTGCAGAAGATACTGCCGGGCGACCCGGTGCTGGCCATGGCCGGCGAAGAGCGTGATCCCGCCGTGCTGGATTTCCTGCGCGAGAAATACCGCCTGAACGATCCCCTTCCGGTCCAGTATGTCGCCTGGATCAAAGAGGTCGGCCAGGGAAATCTGGGCGTATCGCTGCGCACCGACATTCCCGTCACGACGCTGGTGTCGCAGAAGCTGCCCGTCACCATACAGCTGGCCATCATGGCCATGTTCTTCGCCATCCTGGTCGGAATACCGCTGGGCATCCTGGCGGCGGTCCGAAAGGGAACGCGGGTGGAGTTCGGCGCCAATCTGTTTGCCTTGTCGGGCATGTCCATACCCAACTTCTGGCTGGGCATCATATTGATCATGATCGTTTCGGTGCAGTTCAGGCTGCTGCCGGCCTCGGGCTATGTGCCGCCGGGCCGCGATTTCTGGCTGTCGATGAAAACCATGCTGATGCCGGCGCTGGTGCTGTCCACGGCCATCGCCGCCTACCTGATGCGCCATACCCGTTCCGCCATGCTCGAGGCGCTCAGCGCCGATTACGTGCGCACCGCACGCGCCAAGGGGGCGTCCGAGCGCATCGTGGTGCTGCGCCATGCGCTGCGCAATGCGCTGATGCCCATCGTCACCCTGGTGACCATTCTGTTCGGTGAGCTGCTGGCGGGCGCGGTGCTCACCGAGCAGATTTTCGGCATACCGGGCTTCGGCAAGCTGCTGGTCGATGCGGTCTTCAACCGCGACTATGCGGTGGTGCAGGGCGTGGTGCTGTGCATCGCGGTCGGCTTCATCGTGCTGACCCTGCTGGCCGACGTGCTGTACATCCTGATCAATCCGCGCCTGAGGTATTCATGA
- a CDS encoding ABC transporter substrate-binding protein: MKKIALLAGGLLMGMAAVGHAQDLRIGMQDDPDTLDPHRSRTYAARIVFTSLCDKLVDIDSKLQFVPKLAKSWSWNDDNTALTFKLREDAVFHDGSKFDAQAAKANLDRALTLPESQRKSELASVSKVEAPDAYTLVINVKQPDAPLLAQLSDRAGMMLSPKSFAGEDSASAVGRNPVCSGPYKFVERVQNDRIVLEKFDKYYGAKDYAFDKVTFFAIPDSTVRLSNLKSGGIDILERANPSDVPAIKQDAGLVFKPVTGLGFRQFMFNVNNGEGAKNNPFSNKLVRQAFQLTIDRAAIGEVIGGGIFPPAQQPFPLASPYHSDKFPVVKPDIAKAKALLKEAGMETVQAQLTFANNTIEASTAEMVQAMAGQAGFQLSLRPTEYAAMLAESAKGNFQVDMRGWSGRVDPDGNIFSFVTCKGTLNDSKYCNPKVDEILRKARTISDQEKRKAVYDEAQTILQDELPSMYIYYQPWPFVVQKKVQGFEPFPDGMIRLQGVSFSKG; the protein is encoded by the coding sequence ATGAAAAAAATAGCCTTACTCGCGGGCGGCCTGCTGATGGGCATGGCCGCCGTCGGCCACGCGCAGGATCTGCGCATCGGCATGCAGGACGATCCGGACACGCTGGATCCGCATCGCTCGCGCACCTATGCGGCGCGCATCGTTTTCACCTCGCTGTGCGACAAGCTGGTGGATATCGACAGCAAGCTGCAATTCGTGCCCAAGCTGGCCAAGTCCTGGTCCTGGAACGACGACAACACCGCGCTGACCTTCAAGCTGCGCGAAGACGCCGTTTTCCATGACGGCAGCAAGTTCGACGCGCAGGCCGCCAAGGCCAACCTGGACAGGGCCCTGACCCTGCCCGAAAGCCAGCGCAAGAGCGAGCTGGCATCGGTCAGCAAGGTTGAGGCGCCCGATGCGTATACGCTGGTCATCAACGTAAAGCAGCCCGATGCGCCCCTGCTGGCGCAGCTGTCGGACCGGGCCGGCATGATGCTGTCCCCCAAGAGCTTCGCGGGCGAGGACAGCGCCTCGGCCGTGGGCCGCAATCCGGTGTGCTCCGGGCCGTACAAGTTCGTGGAGCGCGTCCAGAATGACCGCATCGTCCTGGAAAAATTCGACAAATACTATGGCGCCAAGGATTACGCCTTCGACAAGGTCACCTTCTTTGCCATACCCGACTCCACGGTGCGCCTGTCCAACCTGAAATCGGGCGGCATAGATATTCTCGAGCGGGCCAATCCCAGCGATGTTCCCGCCATCAAGCAGGACGCGGGGCTGGTATTCAAGCCGGTCACCGGACTGGGTTTCCGCCAGTTCATGTTCAACGTGAACAATGGGGAGGGCGCCAAGAACAATCCCTTCAGCAACAAGCTGGTGCGCCAGGCCTTCCAACTGACGATAGACCGCGCCGCCATCGGCGAAGTGATCGGGGGCGGCATCTTCCCGCCGGCGCAGCAGCCTTTTCCGCTGGCCAGCCCCTACCACAGCGACAAGTTTCCCGTGGTCAAGCCCGATATCGCCAAGGCCAAGGCCTTGCTGAAAGAGGCGGGCATGGAAACCGTGCAGGCCCAGCTCACCTTCGCGAACAACACCATCGAGGCCTCCACGGCCGAAATGGTGCAGGCCATGGCCGGACAGGCGGGCTTCCAGCTCAGCTTGCGCCCCACCGAGTACGCGGCCATGCTGGCCGAATCGGCCAAGGGCAACTTCCAGGTGGACATGCGCGGCTGGTCGGGCCGGGTCGACCCCGATGGCAATATCTTCTCGTTCGTGACCTGCAAGGGCACGCTGAATGACAGCAAATACTGCAATCCCAAGGTCGACGAAATCTTGCGCAAGGCGCGCACGATTTCCGACCAGGAAAAGCGCAAAGCCGTCTACGACGAGGCGCAGACGATATTGCAGGACGAATTGCCCAGCATGTATATTTATTATCAGCCGTGGCCTTTCGTCGTGCAGAAGAAGGTTCAGGGCTTCGAGCCTTTCCCGGACGGCATGATCCGGCTTCAGGGGGTGTCCTTCTCCAAGGGGTGA